From the Aquarana catesbeiana isolate 2022-GZ linkage group LG10, ASM4218655v1, whole genome shotgun sequence genome, the window ATCCAAAAATACAGGGTCTATTCCTCATTTTGGGATAGTGGAAAAATTCCTTTATGCTGCTGTGGCCAACTGTCCACCCAGAACCATTGGTGTATAGAGCAGATGCAATCTGATTATGGAGCATTTAACTTTATGATGTGAAGCATGGAGATGCCCAGCCAAGATAGCTATTCAGCCCATAGTAAGTTGCTCCACATCCTAGACACGTGTTCCATACCCTGTCCTGAAATAAAGTTTTCATTGCCCCAAACAGATAATGAGAATCTTCCTTGCTGCCTTAGAACACTGAAAGGTTGAACTTTTTGAACTGTTTTATGGGCAACTACAACTGTTCCTCCTTGAGATGTCTATGCCAAGATAGCTACGGTAATCAGCCCAGAGTAAGGTCGGCCAAGAGGAGTAGTTCCATATTCTAGACAGGTGTTCTATTTCTCATCCTGAAGGAAAATTTGTGTTGCCTAAAGCAGATAATGAGAATCTTCCTTGCTGCCTTTAAAAAGGTGAAAGATTTAATTTGGTGTTATGGTGCAACCACAACGGTTCCTCCTTGAGATGTCAATGCCGAGGTACTAGTCAGCCTATAGTTAGGTGAGCCAAGAGTAATTGTTCCATATCCTAGACAGGTGTTCCATTCCTCGTCCTGAAggaaaattttttttgttgtccaAAGCAGATAATGAAAATCTTCCTTGCTGTTTTAGGACATTGAAAGATCGAATTTGGTTTTATGGGCAACCACAGTTGCTCCTTGAGATGTCAATGCCAAGATAGCTAGTCAGCCAACAGTAAGGTGGGCCAAGAGGAGTTGTTCCACATCCTAGACAGGTGTTCTATACTTTGTcctaatagagttttttttttttgttgcccaaAGCGGATAATGAGAATCTTCCTTGCTGTTTTTAGGACATTGAAAAATCGAATTTGGTTTTATGGGCAACCACAGTTCCTCCTTGAGATGTCAATGCCAAGATAGCTAGTGGGCCAAGAGGAGTTGTTCCACATCCTAGACAGGTGTTCTATACTTTGTcctaatagaattttttttttttttgcccaaagcaGATAATGAGAATCTTCCTTGCTGCCATGGAACATTATAGGCACACACATTGGTTCTTCTTGAGATGTCCGTGCACAGAATCATAAATCTGAACACCTCTCACTTTCTCCAACTGTCCTTACCCTGATCTCTGGCTGCACTAAGGGGAACCCAAATGGTTATAATTTCAGATGCTTCGATAAATAAGAAAATGCTCCTTTTTTCCAATATCGCCTATGTTtaactccttttttttattttgtcttccaCAGATGATCCTCCGCTGACTCTTGCGTTTGGGTACTCATCATGGATCAGTCTCCCTCCATCTCCCCGCCTTCTCCTGACTCCTCTCTTCCCTTTTATGACTCCTCGCATGCCCTCCACCTCCTGCGAGGCATCAATGAGCTGAGGGCTGAGCACAAGTTCTTTGACATGACTGTAAGCGCTGGAGGGCAAGACTTCCCATGCCATCGTACTGTTTTGGCCGCCGCCAGCAACTACTTCCGTGCCATGTTTGCTGGGAGGCTGCGGGAGAGCCAGGCTGAACGGGTGGAGCTGCATCAGGTCACTGGGCCCATCCTGGGTCTGCTGGTGGATTTCTGCTACACTGGCCGGGTGACTGTCACTCAAGAAAATGTGGAGCCCCTCCTGCAGGCTGCGGACCTCTTCCAGTTTCCTTCAGTGAAGGAGGCCTGTTGTGCCTATCTGGAGCGTCAACTGGATGTCAGCAACTGTCTGGAGATTCAGGACTTCGCTGAGGCCTACGCCTGCCGGGGCCTGGCCGAGAGCACCAAGCGTTTCATCCTGGCCCACATGCCACAGCTGGCCCAGGCCCGGGAAGTGGAACGGTTGCCGTGGCAACGGATGCTGGAATATATCATGGATGACCGCCTGTGCGTGGACAAGGAGGAGACAGCTTATCAGATTATCCTTAGGTGGGTCAGGGCTGACCTCCCCCACCGCCAGCACCGCTGGCCTGAGCTTTTCCAGCACGTCCGCCTGCCCTTCATCCGCCGCTTCTACCTGCTGGCCCACGTGGAGAGTGACCCCCTGGTCTACTTCAGCCCCTCTTGCTTGAGGCTCATCGGGGAAGCCCGTGCCTTTCAGTCTTCAGAGTACGACCGCCATGACCTGCCCTGCGAGAGGATGAGGCCACGGCCGTCCACGGGACTGGCAGAAATATTGGTGATGGTCGGCGGCTGCGACCAGGACTGTGACGAGCTGGTGACGGTGGACTGTTATAACCCTCACACGGGGCAGTGGAGGTACCTGGCGGAGTTCCCAGATCACCTGGGAGGAGGTTACAGCATCGCAGCACTGGGGAATGACATCTATGTGACAGGTGAGCAGTGATCTCCTTTATTGGGCCAATTATTTCGGACATTATAGAAGTCgtctaaattttttattttttttctcatttaatgaTTTTGGTTCACCAGGGGAGAAGGTGTACGCAGTGCTTTGTTCAAGGCTAGCTGTGAGGGCAGATGGGGTTGTATGTTGGTTTACGCATGCGTGTGTTTATGCAAGTACCGGTTTATACCCACATCAGCCATTGATTTTCTGTGGGCAGCTGTATGCAACGCCTGTAGCTCCAGAGGAATGAAATATAGCTAAATGTTACATTTCTATGactccaggtgctcttgtgcatgtATCACTACCTCCGTAGGGGCCCCTGTGAGTTAAATAGGTTCTCTCTTTCCCAAGTCAGTGCGGCACACAGCAAACATTCCATCCAGTCCCACTCAATAAGCAGTCTATGGGTtgtctttttctttatatttattgcTAGTGGAACTTGGGAGGGGATCTGGGGGTGATGCAGGATACTCCAAAGCGAAACGCGTTGCTAGTGAAGGACACTTCTATTTTAGTAGTAGCAATAATATTCACAGAGGTAGTAGCAGTAGAATAGACAGTCTATAGGTGCATAGCTGCTGAGGACCATGCAGTAGTATGTAGAACAAGTGatagaaagctaaaaaaaaaaaaaaaaggggggcaagtttcacagctggggaccatgaaaagCCTCGGCACAAGCAAAGAGGCTCTTACAATGCACACAGTCCATAGGTGTAGCCCCAACAATGTAGTCTAGTCCAGGAGTGCTCCAAGGGCAAGTGGCCCCCTGGAGCTCACAGTTCCATTCCCACTCGGGGGAAAAGAAGACCATCTCCTCCTGACTATTTAACAGGAATGTATCTACCATCTGGGCactcctccccagggattggctagaccagcctttctcaaccttttcaacacagaagaactcttgaaataactttccggtttcagggaacccctgataataattACTATAACTCATGATACATTGCAGGCATgcccaaagtccggcccgcgttcTGGTTTAATGCGGCCCCActggtaatgtgtgtgtgtgtgtgtgtgtgtgtgtgtatatatatatatataatcttttgtggcccccaacagatatataccatatttatcattCTGGCAGCCtcgggggggacagggaggggggcgggataagtgccgtcagattacatacaggagaatctcctgtttactcggcggcctctgtaataggaagtcccgtctcctgggccggcactggatgactgttctgtctatcataggaggcgggactttgtatttaAGAGGAttctgagtaaacaggagattctcctgtatgtaatctgttggcgctcatcccgcccccctccctgtcccctccgaggctgcagatgggtatggatcaggctgaactgatggcaatggtgaggctgcattcatggcacttgtaaggctgcattcatggcaatggtgaggctgcattcatggcacttgtaaggctgcattcatggcaatggtgaggctgcattcatggcacttgtaaggttgcatttagaggctgcattcatggcaatggtgaggctgtattcatggcaatggtgaggctgcatttagggcaatggtgaggctgcattcatggcaatagtgaggctgcattcatggcaatagtaaggctgcattcagaggctgcattcatggcactggtgaggctgcgttcatggcactggtgaggctgcgttcatggcactggtgaggctgcgttcatggcactggtgaggctgcattcatggcactggtgaggctgcattcatggcaatggtgaggctgcattcagaggctgcgttcatggcactggtgaggctgcattcatggcagtggtgattctgcagatgggcactgattaggttgcattgatgggcactgacccttattttgcttcacagttctttatttaaaatgtaagttttttttttttccctgaaacttccctcttaaagtgaacgtgcgtgttatacgccaataaacacaccagagctcatcctcagactattcaccacacacagccacaaaggcaagataattagtgttgggcagtgtattagttccTTTGCATTTAATTTTAACGGTTCAAAGTATGttaggcaaaatggtcagccctcacacatgttcacttcatcaaatatggccctctttgaaaaaagtttggacacccatgaattagtgtgatggtcagtgggaagaacgatccttacatttgtggacattgggaagaatttcccccttacagagagctaaaaagatcaatggtgtcagtgggaagttatCTGATAGGCATAAATTGCTCATTGCTTAAGGAACTCTTATCAAACTCTGGAGGCAccgtggttgagaaaccctgagctctgtaaggtggtaattcttcccaatgaccatcacattaatgtatcacgagttgtaggtctagtcatttttagcaggggttccctgagaccggaaagttattatAAGGGTGGTTTACGAAACCCTGGGCTAGACCCTACTAACTATTCAGGCCGGTTACCTACATTCTCCTGCCCTAATCTCCGGAAACTTCTTCTAGTGTCAAGAGGGAGGTCATCAAAACTCCCAGCCTGTGGAGCTCCAGACCAGACCAGACCAAGCAATCCCAGCTTCTGTAGTTACAGCAGAagcccaaactaaatttacctaacagcctATCTAAGAGGACGTTATAATGAATGAAGCCTAAAAGTTCCCTGCACTGTTGCTCCTCCCTCTTTCCCCATAACTTCTGTCCACAGCTCTGGTCCCtcgatcaagaacatggggaca encodes:
- the KLHL21 gene encoding kelch-like protein 21, encoding MDQSPSISPPSPDSSLPFYDSSHALHLLRGINELRAEHKFFDMTVSAGGQDFPCHRTVLAAASNYFRAMFAGRLRESQAERVELHQVTGPILGLLVDFCYTGRVTVTQENVEPLLQAADLFQFPSVKEACCAYLERQLDVSNCLEIQDFAEAYACRGLAESTKRFILAHMPQLAQAREVERLPWQRMLEYIMDDRLCVDKEETAYQIILRWVRADLPHRQHRWPELFQHVRLPFIRRFYLLAHVESDPLVYFSPSCLRLIGEARAFQSSEYDRHDLPCERMRPRPSTGLAEILVMVGGCDQDCDELVTVDCYNPHTGQWRYLAEFPDHLGGGYSIAALGNDIYVTGGSDGSRLYDCVWRYNSSVNEWTEVSPMLKAREYHSSTVLKGLLYVIGSDSTERYDHSIDSWESLRPMMYPMDNCSITSCRGKLYAIGSLEGKETMVMQCYDPDTDLWSMVNCGQLPPWSFAPKTVTLNGFIYFVRDDSAEVDVYSPLENEWNKIPPMKQVHVGGSLAALGGKLYVSGGYDNTFELSDVVEAYDPKTKEWNIMGHLPQPTFWHGSVSIFRQFMPHTQYSFEGVPLDNANHERNTINLNRRRQHLYNHNLNELHRR